Genomic DNA from Bacteroides zhangwenhongii:
CCCATCTGTATGACCACAGATATCGTATCTATCCCATGGTAGAAATATAATATCTGCTCCATGGAAGTTTGCCTTTAATATTGCCAGTACTTCTCCCTGATCGATCTGCGAATTTTCTTGGAACACTTTTTCTGTCATGAGAATAATTGGTTTCCGCTCTCTTATACATGATCCCATCCACTTAGAATTTCCCTCACACACAACAACATTCCCTCCATCAACTATAAGTGGCGATTGAATAATATCCATCTTGCTACTCATGGCTTTAAGTACGGGAACAATATTAGTTTTATACTGTGGTTTATCCGTCAAATAATCAGGTTCATAGCGGAATTGAATATAAGTATTAGCTCCCCACTGTATTGGCATATAATCTCGGCACCAATAATCTTTAGTGTGCATCAAAGTCCCATGTGCTATACGATGGCGAGAAAGAATATTAGATAATTCTTCATAAACTTTAGGGTAGTGACGTA
This window encodes:
- a CDS encoding agmatine deiminase family protein; the protein is MITEQYKDTVYFSNLFVRHYPKVYEELSNILSRHRIAHGTLMHTKDYWCRDYMPIQWGANTYIQFRYEPDYLTDKPQYKTNIVPVLKAMSSKMDIIQSPLIVDGGNVVVCEGNSKWMGSCIRERKPIILMTEKVFQENSQIDQGEVLAILKANFHGADIIFLPWDRYDICGHTDGIVHNIGDGKILVNLKVYPQKIEREMRRRLNDVFVVVDLKLSKYYENSWAYINMLQTRDIIIVPGLGLPTDGEALEQIKELYPSYEGRIYQVNTAPIVERWGGALNCLSWTMSNYVSSLFSNII